GTTACCTTACTCcaagtttctttttttgtaattcaGTTTTAGAAATTTTGGGCTCGAGACCACAGATGaagcatgtatatatatgtgtatattgcccttatacaccaccaTGACCTTTTtgttatatgtaaattattacAGTGCCCTGAGGGATCGTAGGTTCCCACCAATACAGTCCAAAGAACTGCCATTTCTGCAATGTACCGTCTCTGTCTTGACTGATTACGAAACTGCTGAGGATTATCTTGATTGGGAAGTAATTTATCTTCCGCTCTTCTGTTATAACAAGTAATGCATGCTATTCAATCCGCACATCTGATAAACCTTCTGATGTCTTACACACCTTCCCTGTTTTTGGCTATGAAGGTGGGAAAGCATGGTATAATCATTGAGTTCACTGAACCTGTGTCTAACACAAAGCGAAGCGCCACATATTTGCCTGAGGTCCCAGCTCATGAAGGTACCATTTTTTGA
The Brassica napus cultivar Da-Ae chromosome C3 unlocalized genomic scaffold, Da-Ae chrC03_Random_33, whole genome shotgun sequence DNA segment above includes these coding regions:
- the LOC125594690 gene encoding uncharacterized protein At2g38710-like isoform X1, with protein sequence MANREMAVYCFDTLVCHYNNDETPPPAFDDANHPLFVTWKKIVNGGEPRLRGCIGTLEARRLISGFKDYALTSALRDRRFPPIQSKELPFLQCTVSVLTDYETAEDYLDWEVGKHGIIIEFTEPVSNTKRSATYLPEVPAHEGTIF